In the Uranotaenia lowii strain MFRU-FL chromosome 1, ASM2978415v1, whole genome shotgun sequence genome, acactggttcGCTATAACCGAGTAGGGTCCTTGATATTGCTGACAAAGTTTCGCATTTTCCGTGGGCTggtcaataaacttccgaaagccactccagctgctggctggtccgacTATAATTCATTGTGATCGGTACTGCACCGGTCATGAATAATGTTCTTGTTGTTTAATATGTGTCTTaatttatgttcacttgacactttaatcCATTTGCTCGTAAACACCATTATTTGTGATCGTACCTTAGCATAAGATCAACTCTCTCTCGCAACATAGCGAACTTCGCGGAGAGAGTTAACACAATAGTATGTAAGCCATTTTAATAAGTTTAGAATAGAAAGTAAAGTTGGATTGAACGCACGGGTTTTAATTCGTTCCCAATAAATCGGCAATAAAGTCCAACTAAGCGACTTTCCTATTACAAATTCATCCGAAATCAGGCGAGTTAAGTGTTGGCTAAGAAAGCGCAATCGAATCGCGCAGTGGCACTCCGTACAACAAACACCGAAAGTGTAAACTAAATCTCCCCCCGAGCGGGCGATCAGCTGTTGTGTAGGAGAATTGACGACTAACCTGGAGTttctgctgctggtggatgccgtcgcCTTAGAGACGGGAAGAAAACCCTCGAATtccgaacccccccatcggccgagcccgaacatttggtccttcgaagccGAATTCGAGGACAGGAAGCTCATCTGGACCAGCAGAGGAATCATCAATCGCCATCTTCCGAGCGCCATAGCAGCTGTGGTTTGTACCAAATCAACACCAAGGTAGGCCAGCTTTGTGATTTTCTCACTTTGAAACACTATTGTGGCCTATTTTCACTTGGCCAACGGAATATTCTGCAAATTTTGCGCTCAAAACTAACCGACACGAATAGTGCAAATGCATTTAGGGTGGTGCACTCTACAGTGTCGTTCAAAAATACATcgacacttgaaaatttgaaagtttttgaataaacttGAATTCACTCACAGTGGTCACTGAGACACTGAAACATTGCTGATACGCTTTGGGGCAAGTTGCTAGACTACAGTATCGTGCAAAATTATAGCAACACTTTCAAAAttggattttcggaaaaaatcaaaatcgctTTTGAGTTGTTCTGTAGCGATTGTAACATTGCTAGGTGGAGTTAATACAAGTTGCTGACAACAGTACTGGTCGAACGGACAGCAACTCATAcgagataaaaataaattggaaatatttatttatgaaaaatcatccGAAAGTCAATCGTTGGTGGTGTTTCCGATCGTTTTTGGTGTCAACAAGTGTGATTTGAGTGGTGTTGAGTGATGGCTAGCAAGGCGGAGAAAAAACTAGCAGCGGCCCTTCTGACGAGACGACGAGCGTGTGCCGAACGAGATGTGGTGGAGAAGTTTGTAGCGGATTTCACCTACGAACGAGATTGTTGCCAGGTTGCGGTACGTTTGGAGGCGCTTAACAAGTGCAACGAGTTGTTCCTGAACGTGCAGAACGACATCGAAATGGGCGATAGCGAAGAACGGTTTGAAACACACCTGGAATTCCGTGCTGATTTTGAGGATCGATTCTGCAGGGCGAAGGGTTTTTTGCTGTCCAAACTGGAGAGTAGGGAGCATCCGTTGAGTTCGACGATCATCCACGCATCGGCTTCTCATAGCATGTCTTCCAGCTTTCATCATCGTCTGCCAAAAATCGATTTGCCGAAGTTTAGTGGAGATGAATCGCGCTGGATCTCATTCCGTGACAACTTTCTCTCGATGATCCACTGCAACGAGGACATACCGATCGTTAACAAGCTGCAGTATCTGTTGCAGTCGCTGGAAGGAGAGGCAAGAAAACCATTCGAGTCTGTAGATATCCAGGCCGATAATTATTCGTCGACGTGGGACGCGCTTAAGAAGCGTTACGACAACAAGCGGTTCCTCAGAAAGGAGCTTTTCCGTGGCCTATACAACCTTCCACCGATACAGCACGAGTCCGCACAAGACCTCAACACACTGGTTGATGATTTCCAGCGACACGTTAAGGCTCTGGTAAAACTAGGGGAGCCGATCGAGCATTGGGACACTCCACTTATCTTCATCTTAACGAACAAGTTGGACTCAGCAACGATTCGCGCATGGGAGCAGGATACTCGACAGAAAGAAGAAGTGAAGTACGACGAGCTCATCGAGTTTCTCGTCCACCAGGTCCGGATGTTGAAATCCGTGGACAGCGATCTCCAGCATCGTTCCTCAGCGCCCACCGTTTCCAAGGTGGCCGGTCAAATCCCGAAGAAACCAGTTCCCATCCGATCTGTCGTGAATACAGCTACGTCCGAAACTCAATCCAGTACTTCGCCATGCCACTGTTGTTTGAGAACACATCCGCTTCACCAATGTCCAGCATTATCGAACCTGTCAAGCTCCCAACTGCGAGAGCTTGTGACACAGCACAGTCTTTGCTGGAATTGCTTTCGCGCAAACCACCGGGCAACATCCTGCAAATCCAAGTTTCTGTGCAGGATTTGTCAAGCAAAACACCACACCATGTTGCACGACCACCACATATCACATCTAGAGCAACCCACTACTGAGGAACCACATCCCGTACAAGCGAATCCAGGTTTTAGCGGTTCAGTAAACCCACCAGCGATAAATCTATCCGTGCATTCAAATTCGACGGTTCTATTGGAGACGGTCACGCTGTTTGTTGTCGACCGATATGGCAGAAAGGTTCCTGCTAGAGCTCTGCTAGATTCTGCAGCGATGTCCAGCTTCATCACCAAGAAGCTGGCGAACCAACTCGCCACCCGTCAAAGGCCCGTGGACATCTCAGTTGCCGGAATCGGAGAGTCAGTGAAGCGCATCAAACACAAGTTAGCTGCCAAAATCATATCCAAGAACAGCGACTTCTCCACCACACTCGATTTCCTCGTCATGAAGAAACCAACATCCCATCTTCCCACAACCCCGATCGATTCAACTGCCTGGAGAATACCAAAGGTTCCATTGGCGGATCCTCAGTTCAACGTTCCAGCAACAATCGACATGATCATCGGTGGAGAATGTTACCGTGAGTTTCATACAGGCATACGCCACTCCCTTGGTAACGGTTTCCCGTTTTTGGTGGACACCCTCTTTGGTTGGACAGTTTCTGGCAAAATAGATTCCAGCTCCACCACCGCACCGCAAGCGTGCTTCCTCTCCACCGTTGATCAAACCCGAGAAACGATCCCTGGGGAGTTCCGGCCAATGGACACCACCGATGGGAGCCAAAGGATGGACGTTGAACCCTCCACCACTCAAATCCACGACGAAGGATCCGTCGCCTGCCATTCCCGGTCTAATGATCCACAAACCACCCTTGGAGATAACGAAACGAATGCCACACATCGAAACTCCACCAGATATTCACACCACAGCGATTCTGTTCAACACTACAAACCACACTGCTATCTGCCACATCACCCGGTGCTCAAGGATGCCAGCAAAACCACCAATGAATGCGTGGTATTCAACGCATCCTGTGAGCCCAACTCAGGGTACGCGCTCAAGGATACGCTGCTCGTCGGTTGCGCCGTTCAACATAATCCGCTGTCCGCCACTTTTCTAAGTGCCGCCAAAAGCAACGACGAAGTAGAAGACTATGCTGATGGATCCAGCTGCTACATCGTTCCTTTGGCCAAGCAGGCCTCTGGTACCTGTCTGGAGTTAGGTGCACCTCTCCTACCAACGGAATCGTTCCAGAAACCCCAACGGTCAAAACCGCCACCGCATCGTTGGCGAACTGTCGCTGCTAAACGTGCAACTGCTATCCAGATTAGTACAGACGGGCCCAGTTGGAGACTCATTCCGGGAGAGCACAATGTAGTCAGCGAACACTCCAGTAACCTACAGCCGTCCGACTTACCTGCATGGTGTTACAATTCGTCGTCGCTGAAATACCGGCCCTGTTCCGCCAGCTTGTGGCCACTAGATCGCCTTGCACAGCTTCATCCAGGTCGAGATGGAGTCGTTCCGGTTTTAGGACTGGAGACAGCCCAGCGACAGGGTTGTCACAACCACCGACGACCAGAAAAGGCTACAAAGACCGGTTGAGCACGCCGAACGTGCTCAACGCGCTAATGGAgcgctaacaggtgattagcgttcctatcaTTTCTTCCATATCGTTCGATCTACCGGGTCTTTGTTGCTTCCAGATCCTTAGACGTCATTTTATTCCTCATCATCATCGAGATCCTTCTACAAAGACCGGCAGAGCACGCCGAATGTGACTCACTGCGCATGTCGAGCGCTaataggtgattagcgttccaagTTGTCACATTTTCTAGTTCGATCTACCGGTTCTTTGTCGATTGCAGATCCTATCCTACACTATTACTACATCTTCACTACGTATTCATCGCCATTTACCAAGCCACAACGCAGAATCTTCTAGgaccggtagagcacgccgaacgttgcTCGACGCGCTAATGGAgcgctaacaggtgattagcgttcctatcaCTTTCTCCATATCGTTCGGTCTACCGGGTCTTTTTCGATTCCAGATCTCCCGTTGTCGTACATCGTTGCAGAATCTCATCTACCACCTCCTATGACGACCAAATCCAACTACAGCGACAGCAGAGTCTCCAAAGatcggtagagcacgccgaacgttgcTCAACGCGCCAAAGGGGCGCTaataggtgattagcgttcctataaTCTTACCCTACGCCGTTCGTTCTACCGGGTCTCTTTTGTCGTCCACAGATTCTGAACCAGTTCCGACGCTGAGACGAAGAAGGTTCCTCGATATGCGACAAACCAGCTGTATCCTTGAATCCAGTCTAAGAAGCATGCAGAAATTCCTCGCAGGGAGTGTTGAAACTGCAGTAGtttcaaggtggccggaatgATCGGTACTGCACCGGTCATGAATAATGTTCTTGTTGTTTAATATGTGTCTTaatttatgttcacttgacactttaatcCATTTGCTCGTAAACACCATTATTTGTGATCGTACCTTAGTATAAGATCAACTCTCTCTCGCAACATAGCGAACTTCGCGGAGAGAGTTAACACAATAGTATGTAAGCCATTTTAATTAGTTTAGAATAGAAAGTAAAGTTGAATTGAACCGCAGACACCAtatacccagactgaccactgaaggctgattttggcgcttgttccgcagcgctatctacgggttatcgtgaaactaacggccacatacacaaaaggaattttttttacacaaacatAACTATTATTGTGTACATATTAAAACGCTATTgatatatcacacacacatttgcattgtgctttttgtttttattttacatctagagatgaacacggtcgtttttgattacctacttttgatagaaaaaataacacgatatgGTTAAAACACCACTAAAGAACCATTTTTGAATTAGAGCGCATTAACCAAATGTGGTTAGATttcaaccataaagcttataaaaaatacatcgaatTCGACAGAATCGTTTACGATCTTAACAAAACGTTAGAATTACTTTCGTTATTTATGTTACATTGGTGGTATGTTTGACATTAGGAAACTCACCTTAAACGATGTGTGAAGAAAcatatatttcaattttgataaattaaaataaattcaattaacactTGCAATTTTGGACGACGGTTTCATGTTTGAGTTCATTAGTAAACTTTTAGCCATAATCTACGACTAAAGCGatgatttttcaacgatttcagGATGAGTATTAGCTTGACATCATGTGAAATcgaggaaaaatcccaaaaattagATCTAGAAGCAGCAAAAGTCAATAAAAAGCGTTTACACTGTGAATTATCCTATCACAATATCGCCGGTCATCAAAAGGCAACCGAAAATCTAGGTACTTTTCGGCAAAAAAGctcagtttttgaaaagaacTGTATTGTCATATAAAATTGTATGTACTGTAATACAATaccgaaaacaaacaaaatttttgtttaatatatAAGGTATACtcagtttgataaaatttgcaaacctgttcaatcaaacactttcttagacttaaaaaaagttttcataatgatcattttcaagaaacaaaattttcccagCATATCAAAAGATATTCGTTTTACAATGATCATCGTAAATGACGTTAAAATAAAGCTTAGGTATACCTACCCTATATACGCCGTACatgtttgatgattttttttatttacgactATGACAATATCATATACAAGGTACGATTTGAATCATTAACCGACCTTGTTATGTAGCATGTTATGTCACTCATTTTGTGAATGGAatacgattttcaaagaaaaaaccaaatgagatattttaaaattatattcaatgATATAAAATAACATTATATTGAAATGTACTGATacctttaaattaaaacaatgttCATAAAATCGTTGCCATCCTTTTTCCTTTAATACCGAGAACTTTCCCGCAGTATCATCTGATGCATCCTTTTCTTGAGAAGATTTTCTTCCAGATTTTGCCAACACGCAGTACGATTTTTATTACTGGTAAGAGGGCCAAGATATCCGACACGACCATCTGGCGGAAGCTGCTTTTCAGATCAATCGACTCACGGCGCATCGCAATCACAGCTCTGACAGACCAGATCCTCGGTCCTTCAGTTTTCGAACTCAGTGGATCCAAGCTTTTGGAAACCTGTGACTAAGAACACAATTGTAAAAAAGTCAGAAGTGCACTGGCGGCTCTATCGTGTCTTACCTTATCCACCGAGGAACTTCCGGCAGCATTGTTTGACTTTAGTGGCAAAAGAATTGACCCTTTTCATCTGCTCACAACTTTTACGACCAAAGTTTCCATCCAAGAATCTCCGGTGATTGTAGAGAGACCAAATTAAACCACAGGATTTGGCTACAACATGCTGACAGGCGTTTGTAAAATCCGGCAAGTTGTCCGCGGGAATCTGCAGTCGATACTCGATTTCGACCATCTTTGACGGATCTCCCGGGAACAAATTCAGTCGTGATTCCAGCAATATCCTTTGAAGGGGAAATAAATTATTAACGATTATATTAATGCTGTGTTTTAAAACTTACCTTTAATTGCCGCCCAACCGATCCAATCAAGTTGCGCTAAACCTCGAGAAGACGACAAACGCGACAAACCCGTGAATTTTTGTTCGGATGTTGTTTACAGGTTTTTACTAGGGCCGCAAACGCAAACAGTTGCAGTCTGAGTTGTCCACCTGGGTCAGAGCAACACGGGTGCAGGTCTTACGGAACACCAACGTTCCCAGCCGGGACTTGCCCTTGATGATGCAGCACGGGATACCCATCTTACGGGACAGAGCCGGCAGGTAAATGACCAGCACAATGGTGTCAACATCGTGAGTGATCACAACCAGCTGAGCCTTCTTCTGCTCGACTAGTTTGACGAAGGTGTTGGCGCCCTGCCGCAGGCGGTTGGTTTTCTTCGCCAGAGGTTCCTCCTTGCCAGCGGCCTTGGCCTCAGCCTTAGCCTTCAATCGTTGGATCTTGACGATCGGGTTTTCCGGCCGGTACTTCTGGGTCGTGTTTTTGTTTAGAGCCTGCGAGCACTGATggtctgggggaggaagacttaaatttgctgtatcgtttttttactgtttggcaaaagccagcaattgttgaaaagatttataatcgttcaaattttaattttagatgatacgtttcgtgtagcgagtcatgtaactcagttgtttaggtgctaaattttgatttagctatttttagaacaaccattaatcaagccatttttatttatcagctcaaaaattttgacgaaatttgagcgactcaatacgcctgatcatgcaagaatttgccagagcaatacaaaacctaattaaatcattgttttatgcaaaacaagtgcttttcagcatcaaactagttttattaaaaatcactaaataaaaaagtagaattttgaaccttcgcactggtcggtagattgatgagaggaatttgacgtttgaaagatttttttctttttttattcagtcttcctcccccagctgATGGTGAGCTATCACCTGAAAACGTCGACGATAAACAACACTGACAAAGTGTTTTACgcgttttcattattttctttggTCAAATTTCGAACCATTAATTGAATATCGGCCGTGTAATTGATTTAACCAATTGGTATAAAAAAACGAACGTGAATTCGtcgcatcaaaatcaaaacataaaacgaATTCACTCACACAGGCATACGCTATTTGACATTTCATGcaacgacaagaaaataaaaattaccttcgtttgcatcaagatagtaatgttcttttaccattcaaaattagttttggCTGTGTGGAAAAGTATTGAATTCGATAATTAATACAGTGAAATTATTGCTTATATATTTATATTGAAATGAACgtcatttaaaattatatttttttgaagaatggattcATTCTGTATACTAATTACTTTCGGACTATGGttcaaacaaaacttttaatcaaagaatttggttaaatctcgcgtgagctttcattacgtcgtatgaaacatcgtaagaattcacagaaaactgctgcaaaagttatcaaaacaactttaaaatttgaactccaaatatagaatatgttgtccagactacaaatattctaaatggagaGAAATtacgactagtttatgtcagttttttgtattttttcctaACAAATCTGTTggtttatattttgtttaattcgacgtaatgaaagctcacgcgagaaatgtcaaaggtgaaaaatgtttggaaacaaaaataaatggatttgaatcagtaaatatttgaattcagtGGATATTTGCCCttgtttatcaaaaataaaaatattagaaaaaagttgaacggataaagatggaaaaaaatagtctaaaaaataaggctttttagataaattttccCCTAGTCCagacaactttaaaatttgaactccaaatatagaatatgttgtccaggctacaaatattctaaatggagaGAAATtacgactagtttatgtcagttttttgtattttttcctaACAAATCTGTTggtttatattttgtttaattcgacgtaatgaaagctcacgcgagaaatgtcaaaggtgaaaaatgtttggaaacaaaaataaatggatttgaatcagtaaatatttgaattcagtGGATATTTGCCCttgtttatcaaaaataaaaatattagaaaaaagttgaacggataaagatggaaaaaaatagtctaaaaaataaggctttttagataaattttccCCTAGTCCAGAATTATGCTAAAAAGGTTTCTGAGgttatattttttaatcgaaatttaagttttagttAAGCAgccacgaacactaccagcagCAAATAGGATAAAGGAGCATGCCGATAAATTCGTCACATTTATTATtctactttaattttttcaatttattctattaacatacatattatgtagtttatatttttttttgtcgtagtaaagtataaatcaatcaaattaagacgaacaattcagaactcaatgaattatttgattcggacattataaattttaaactgtCACTGTCggataaatttagaaatcaaaactgaatcccAAAATAATTGGCTCTCAACTAAGGACCGGTATGACgtaatgtttgtattttttcatctaaatcgaTCAACGGGCAATGTTTGTACAACATTAATTTCTTATCATGTGTAACCGTTTGTTACTGCTTTTTATGTGATTCCGCCACAAAATCCTACCACTCCTGTACTCCGTTGAGAGTAATACCACAGTAGATCCAATTCCTCTTTCCTAAACGCCTAAATGCAGGCACTTTTCTCTGAGGGATATCCATGGGCGTCGGGTTTAGGCAGGGTACATGCCGGGGAAGTGTGATCACCCGGAGAGCGAACACACCCGCGTAAAAATTACATTCTCCTTCGTATGTGTGTCGGTCAAATGTAACGTAGATTTTTGCACATGCGGGGCTAGTTCTTTCTGCCTGTGACCGTTTCAGAGAACGGAAGTGCGCGTCATTATTAGTgcgtaaaatttgtaaaacattgtggtgtaaatgtttaaaaagttttcctaaaattacagaaaaaagtaGCCAAGTAAAACCGCAGCAAGGATTACAGTGGCTTACATTAGTTAAAAACCTAGTTACCTTATaaactaaaagttaaaaaagaaataGTACGGTTAGTAGAAGCTATGATGTagtgtaaaaatgttaaaacttaaTTAAATGTATTAAATGTATTAAAT is a window encoding:
- the LOC129747155 gene encoding uncharacterized protein LOC129747155, yielding MASKAEKKLAAALLTRRRACAERDVVEKFVADFTYERDCCQVAVRLEALNKCNELFLNVQNDIEMGDSEERFETHLEFRADFEDRFCRAKGFLLSKLESREHPLSSTIIHASASHSMSSSFHHRLPKIDLPKFSGDESRWISFRDNFLSMIHCNEDIPIVNKLQYLLQSLEGEARKPFESVDIQADNYSSTWDALKKRYDNKRFLRKELFRGLYNLPPIQHESAQDLNTLVDDFQRHVKALVKLGEPIEHWDTPLIFILTNKLDSATIRAWEQDTRQKEEVKYDELIEFLVHQVRMLKSVDSDLQHRSSAPTVSKVAGQIPKKPVPIRSVVNTATSETQSSTSPCHCCLRTHPLHQCPALSNLSSSQLRELVTQHSLCWNCFRANHRATSCKSKFLCRICQAKHHTMLHDHHISHLEQPTTEEPHPVQANPGFSGSVNPPAINLSVHSNSTVLLETVTLFVVDRYGRKVPARALLDSAAMSSFITKKLANQLATRQRPVDISVAGIGESVKRIKHKLAAKIISKNSDFSTTLDFLVMKKPTSHLPTTPIDSTAWRIPKVPLADPQFNVPATIDMIIGGECYREFHTGIRHSLGNGFPFLVDTLFGWTVSGKIDSSSTTAPQACFLSTVDQTRETIPGEFRPMDTTDGSQRMDVEPSTTQIHDEGSVACHSRSNDPQTTLGDNETNATHRNSTRYSHHSDSVQHYKPHCYLPHHPVLKDASKTTNECVVFNASCEPNSGYALKDTLLVGCAVQHNPLSATFLSAAKSNDEVEDYADGSSCYIVPLAKQASGTCLELGAPLLPTESFQKPQRSKPPPHRWRTVAAKRATAIQISTDGPSWRLIPGEHNVVSEHSSNLQPSDLPAWCYNSSSLKYRPCSASLWPLDRLAQLHPGRDGVVPVLGLETAQRQGCHNHRRPEKATKTG